A window from Megalobrama amblycephala isolate DHTTF-2021 linkage group LG9, ASM1881202v1, whole genome shotgun sequence encodes these proteins:
- the ago3b gene encoding protein argonaute-3 isoform X2 — protein MEIGTTGAVGAAPLFSVPRRPGYGTMGKAIKLLANCFQVDIPKMDVYLYEVDIKPEKCPRRVNREVVDSMVQHFKVTIFGDRRPVYDGKKSLYTAQPLPVASGGVDLDVTLPGEGGKDRLFKVTIKFVSLVSWHMLHEVLTGRSTSDPLELDKPISTNPVHAVDVVLRHLPSMRYTPVGRSFFSSPEGYDHPLGGGREVWFGFHQSVRPAMWKMMLNIDVSATAFYKAQPVIQFMCEVLDIHNIDEQPRPLTDSHRVKFTKEIKGLKVEVTHCGTMRRKYRVCNVTRRPASHQTFPLQLESGQTVERTVAQYFREKYNLQLKYPHLPCLQVGQEQKHTYLPLEVCNIVAGQRCIKKLTDNQTSTMIKATARSAPDRQEEISRLVRSANYNSDPFVQEFQFRVRDEMAEVTGRVLPAPMLQYGGRNRTVATPSHGVWDMRGKQFHTGVEIKMWAIACFATQRQCREEVLKGFTDQLRKISKDAGMPIQGQPCFCKYAQGADNVEPMFRHLKNTYAGLQLIIVILPGKTPVYAEVKRVGDTLLGMATQCVQVKNVVKTSPQTLSNLCLKINVKLGGINNILVPHQRPSVFQQPVIFLGADVTHPPAGDGKKPSIAAVVGSMDAHPSRYCATVRVQRPRQEVIQDLASMVRELLIQFYKSTHYKPTRIIFYRDGVSEGQFRQVLYYELLAIREACISLEKEYQPGITYIVVQKRHHTRLFCADRTERVGRSGNIPAGTTVDTDITHPYEFDFYLCSHAGIQGTSRPSHYHVLWDDNCFTADEFQLLTYQLCHTYVRCTRSVSIPAPAYYAHLVAFRARYHLVDKEHDSAEGSHVSGQSNGRDPQALAKAVQIHHDTLRTMYFA, from the exons GAGCCGTTGGGGCTGCGCCCCTGTTCTCCGTACCTCGGAGGCCAGGCTATGGCACCATGGGGAAGGCCATCAAGCTGCTGGCCAACTGCTTCCAGGTGGACATCCCCAAGATGGACGTCTACCTGTACGAGGTGGACATCAAGCCGGAAAAGTGTCCACGGCGTGTTAACAG GGAGGTGGTGGATTCCATGGTGCAGCACTTCAAGGTGACAATCTTTGGGGACAGAAGACCAGTCTACGATGGCAAGAAAAGCCTCTACACCGCCCAGCCGTTACCAGTGGCCTCAGGGGGG GTGGACCTGGATGTGACATTGCCAGGTGAAGGAGGGAAGGACAGGCTGTTCAAGGTCACCATTAAATTCGTGTCACTGGTCAGCTGGCACATGCTGCATGAGGTCCTCACAGGGCGGAGCACGTCTGATCCACTGGAGCTGGATAAGCCAATCAGCACCAATCCCGTACACGCTGTAGATGTTGTTCTGCGCCATCTGCCCTCTATGAG GTACACCCCAGTGGGACGCTCCTTTTTCTCTTCCCCCGAGGGCTATGATCACCCGCTGGGTGGGGGGAGGGAGGTGTGGTTTGGCTTCCACCAATCGGTGCGACCAGCTATGTGGAAGATGATGTTGAACATTGATG TGTCTGCCACGGCATTCTACAAAGCTCAACCTGTGATTCAGTTCATGTGTGAGGTTCTGGATATCCACAACATCGATGAGCAGCCTCGTCCTCTTACTGATTCCCACAGAGTCAAATTCACCAAAGAGATCAAAG GTCTAAAGGTGGAGGTCACCCACTGTGGCACCATGCGGAGGAAGTACAGGGTGTGTAATGTTACTCGCAGACCAGCCAGCCACCAGAC GTTTCCTCTACAGCTGGAAAGTGGACAGACCGTAGAGAGAACAGTGGCACAATACTTCAGGGAAAAGTACAACTTACAGCTCAAGTACCCCCATCTGCCCTGCCTGCAAGTGGGGCAGGAGCAGAAACACACGTACCTGCCTTTGGAG GTGTGCAACATTGTGGCAGGACAGCGCTGCATTAAGAAATTAACTGACAACCAAACCTCCACCATGATCAAAGCCACGGCCCGCTCAGCACCGGACAGACAAGAGGAGATCAGCAGACTG GTGCGCAGTGCCAACTACAACTCGGACCCCTTCGTGCAGGAGTTCCAGTTTCGTGTGCGGGACGAGATGGCGGAGGTGACGGGTCGTGTCCTGCCCGCCCCCATGCTGCAGTACGGCGGCAGG AATCGTACAGTAGCCACCCCAAGCCATGGAGTGTGGGACATGAGAGGCAAGCAGTTTCACACTGGCGTGGAGATCAAGATGTGGGCCATTGCTTGCTTTGCCACTCAGAGACAATGCAGAGAGGAAGTTCTCAA GGGCTTTACAGACCAGCTGCGGAAGATCTCTAAGGATGCTGGGATGCCCATACAGGGCCAGCCATGTTTCTGCAAATACGCTCAGGGAGCAGATAATGTGGAGCCCATGTTCCGTCACCTGAAAAACACCTATGCTGGCCTACAACTCATCATCGTCATACTGCCCGGGAAAACTCCTGTCTACG CGGAAGTGAAACGTGTTGGAGATACTCTTCTGGGAATGGCCACTCAGTGTGTTCAGGTGAAGAATGTGGTGAAGACCTCCCCTCAGACCCTCTCCAACCTGTGTCTAAAGATCAACGTCAAACTGGGCGGCATCAACAACATACTGGTACCCCATCAGCG ccCATCTGTTTTCCAGCAGCCCGTCATTTTTCTGGGAGCTGATGTCACTCACCCGCCCGCAGGAGACGGCAAGAAACCCTCCATTGCTGCT GTGGTGGGTAGCATGGATGCTCACCCCAGCAGATACTGTGCTACGGTCCGTGTCCAGAGGCCCAGACAGGAAGTGATTCAGGACCTGGCGTCCATGGTGCGAGAGCTGCTCATCCAGTTCTACAAGTCCACCCACTACAAACCCACCAGAATCATCTTCTACAGGGATGGTGTGTCCGAAGGACAGTTCAGACAG GTGCTGTACTATGAGTTGCTGGCCATACGTGAAGCTTGTATCAGCCTTGAGAAGGAATATCAACCAGGAATCACCTACATCGTCGTACAGAAACGCCACCACACTCGTCTCTTCTGTGCTGACCGCACTGAGAGG gtGGGCCGCAGTGGTAACATTCCAGCAGGTACCACAGTGGACACTGATATCACCCATCCTTATGAATTTGACTTTTATCTGTGCAGTCATGCTGGAATACAG GGTACAAGCCGACCTTCACACTACCACGTGCTATGGGACGACAACTGCTTTACAGCCGATGAGTTCCAGCTTTTGACCTACCAGCTGTGCCACACATACGTGCGCTGTACCCGCTCCGTATCCATCCCTGCGCCAGCCTACTATGCCCACCTGGTGGCCTTTAGAGCCCGCTACCATTTAGTGGATAAAGAGCATGACAG CGCTGAAGGCAGCCACGTGTCGGGCCAAAGTAATGGCCGAGATCCTCAGGCCCTGGCCAAAGCTGTGCAGATCCATCACGACACTCTGAGGACCATGTACTTTGCCTAG
- the ago3b gene encoding protein argonaute-3 isoform X1, which translates to MEIGTTGAVGAAPLFSVPRRPGYGTMGKAIKLLANCFQVDIPKMDVYLYEVDIKPEKCPRRVNREVVDSMVQHFKVTIFGDRRPVYDGKKSLYTAQPLPVASGGVDLDVTLPGEGGKDRLFKVTIKFVSLVSWHMLHEVLTGRSTSDPLELDKPISTNPVHAVDVVLRHLPSMRYTPVGRSFFSSPEGYDHPLGGGREVWFGFHQSVRPAMWKMMLNIDVSATAFYKAQPVIQFMCEVLDIHNIDEQPRPLTDSHRVKFTKEIKGLKVEVTHCGTMRRKYRVCNVTRRPASHQTFPLQLESGQTVERTVAQYFREKYNLQLKYPHLPCLQVGQEQKHTYLPLEVCNIVAGQRCIKKLTDNQTSTMIKATARSAPDRQEEISRLVRSANYNSDPFVQEFQFRVRDEMAEVTGRVLPAPMLQYGGRVSSEHFLNRTVATPSHGVWDMRGKQFHTGVEIKMWAIACFATQRQCREEVLKGFTDQLRKISKDAGMPIQGQPCFCKYAQGADNVEPMFRHLKNTYAGLQLIIVILPGKTPVYAEVKRVGDTLLGMATQCVQVKNVVKTSPQTLSNLCLKINVKLGGINNILVPHQRPSVFQQPVIFLGADVTHPPAGDGKKPSIAAVVGSMDAHPSRYCATVRVQRPRQEVIQDLASMVRELLIQFYKSTHYKPTRIIFYRDGVSEGQFRQVLYYELLAIREACISLEKEYQPGITYIVVQKRHHTRLFCADRTERVGRSGNIPAGTTVDTDITHPYEFDFYLCSHAGIQGTSRPSHYHVLWDDNCFTADEFQLLTYQLCHTYVRCTRSVSIPAPAYYAHLVAFRARYHLVDKEHDSAEGSHVSGQSNGRDPQALAKAVQIHHDTLRTMYFA; encoded by the exons GAGCCGTTGGGGCTGCGCCCCTGTTCTCCGTACCTCGGAGGCCAGGCTATGGCACCATGGGGAAGGCCATCAAGCTGCTGGCCAACTGCTTCCAGGTGGACATCCCCAAGATGGACGTCTACCTGTACGAGGTGGACATCAAGCCGGAAAAGTGTCCACGGCGTGTTAACAG GGAGGTGGTGGATTCCATGGTGCAGCACTTCAAGGTGACAATCTTTGGGGACAGAAGACCAGTCTACGATGGCAAGAAAAGCCTCTACACCGCCCAGCCGTTACCAGTGGCCTCAGGGGGG GTGGACCTGGATGTGACATTGCCAGGTGAAGGAGGGAAGGACAGGCTGTTCAAGGTCACCATTAAATTCGTGTCACTGGTCAGCTGGCACATGCTGCATGAGGTCCTCACAGGGCGGAGCACGTCTGATCCACTGGAGCTGGATAAGCCAATCAGCACCAATCCCGTACACGCTGTAGATGTTGTTCTGCGCCATCTGCCCTCTATGAG GTACACCCCAGTGGGACGCTCCTTTTTCTCTTCCCCCGAGGGCTATGATCACCCGCTGGGTGGGGGGAGGGAGGTGTGGTTTGGCTTCCACCAATCGGTGCGACCAGCTATGTGGAAGATGATGTTGAACATTGATG TGTCTGCCACGGCATTCTACAAAGCTCAACCTGTGATTCAGTTCATGTGTGAGGTTCTGGATATCCACAACATCGATGAGCAGCCTCGTCCTCTTACTGATTCCCACAGAGTCAAATTCACCAAAGAGATCAAAG GTCTAAAGGTGGAGGTCACCCACTGTGGCACCATGCGGAGGAAGTACAGGGTGTGTAATGTTACTCGCAGACCAGCCAGCCACCAGAC GTTTCCTCTACAGCTGGAAAGTGGACAGACCGTAGAGAGAACAGTGGCACAATACTTCAGGGAAAAGTACAACTTACAGCTCAAGTACCCCCATCTGCCCTGCCTGCAAGTGGGGCAGGAGCAGAAACACACGTACCTGCCTTTGGAG GTGTGCAACATTGTGGCAGGACAGCGCTGCATTAAGAAATTAACTGACAACCAAACCTCCACCATGATCAAAGCCACGGCCCGCTCAGCACCGGACAGACAAGAGGAGATCAGCAGACTG GTGCGCAGTGCCAACTACAACTCGGACCCCTTCGTGCAGGAGTTCCAGTTTCGTGTGCGGGACGAGATGGCGGAGGTGACGGGTCGTGTCCTGCCCGCCCCCATGCTGCAGTACGGCGGCAGGGTGAGCTCTGAACACTTTCTG AATCGTACAGTAGCCACCCCAAGCCATGGAGTGTGGGACATGAGAGGCAAGCAGTTTCACACTGGCGTGGAGATCAAGATGTGGGCCATTGCTTGCTTTGCCACTCAGAGACAATGCAGAGAGGAAGTTCTCAA GGGCTTTACAGACCAGCTGCGGAAGATCTCTAAGGATGCTGGGATGCCCATACAGGGCCAGCCATGTTTCTGCAAATACGCTCAGGGAGCAGATAATGTGGAGCCCATGTTCCGTCACCTGAAAAACACCTATGCTGGCCTACAACTCATCATCGTCATACTGCCCGGGAAAACTCCTGTCTACG CGGAAGTGAAACGTGTTGGAGATACTCTTCTGGGAATGGCCACTCAGTGTGTTCAGGTGAAGAATGTGGTGAAGACCTCCCCTCAGACCCTCTCCAACCTGTGTCTAAAGATCAACGTCAAACTGGGCGGCATCAACAACATACTGGTACCCCATCAGCG ccCATCTGTTTTCCAGCAGCCCGTCATTTTTCTGGGAGCTGATGTCACTCACCCGCCCGCAGGAGACGGCAAGAAACCCTCCATTGCTGCT GTGGTGGGTAGCATGGATGCTCACCCCAGCAGATACTGTGCTACGGTCCGTGTCCAGAGGCCCAGACAGGAAGTGATTCAGGACCTGGCGTCCATGGTGCGAGAGCTGCTCATCCAGTTCTACAAGTCCACCCACTACAAACCCACCAGAATCATCTTCTACAGGGATGGTGTGTCCGAAGGACAGTTCAGACAG GTGCTGTACTATGAGTTGCTGGCCATACGTGAAGCTTGTATCAGCCTTGAGAAGGAATATCAACCAGGAATCACCTACATCGTCGTACAGAAACGCCACCACACTCGTCTCTTCTGTGCTGACCGCACTGAGAGG gtGGGCCGCAGTGGTAACATTCCAGCAGGTACCACAGTGGACACTGATATCACCCATCCTTATGAATTTGACTTTTATCTGTGCAGTCATGCTGGAATACAG GGTACAAGCCGACCTTCACACTACCACGTGCTATGGGACGACAACTGCTTTACAGCCGATGAGTTCCAGCTTTTGACCTACCAGCTGTGCCACACATACGTGCGCTGTACCCGCTCCGTATCCATCCCTGCGCCAGCCTACTATGCCCACCTGGTGGCCTTTAGAGCCCGCTACCATTTAGTGGATAAAGAGCATGACAG CGCTGAAGGCAGCCACGTGTCGGGCCAAAGTAATGGCCGAGATCCTCAGGCCCTGGCCAAAGCTGTGCAGATCCATCACGACACTCTGAGGACCATGTACTTTGCCTAG
- the slc9a3.1 gene encoding sodium/hydrogen exchanger 3.1 isoform X1: MPSSTYLCLLRAVFLVCFVNPLIQGLSGNSDVVENPHQQEANLTGLPIVTFKWHHVQTPYLVIVWVFVAALAKLSVIELNHHVISMFPESGLLIIVGFILGGIVWGADKAQTFKLLPTTFFFYLLPQIILDASYFMPNKLFFSNLGAILIYAIFGTCWNAAAVGLSLWGCYEAGVMGNLDIGLLQFLLFGSLIAAVDPVAVIAVFEEVHVNEVLFILVFGESLLNDGVTVVLYNVFDAFVALGGPMIDAGEIFKGIVSFVVVAFGGSFLGVVFAILLSLLTRCTKHIQIIEAGFVFVVGYLAYLTAEMLSLSAILSITFCGVCCQKYVNANMDEKSVTTVRHAMKVLANGSETMIFLFLGITAIDKEIWVWNTGFILLTLLFIIIYRIIGVFLFTWMLNKFRLVPIELIDQVVMSYGGLRGAVAYGLAAMLDENKIPEKNLMISTTLIVVYFTVILQGITMKPLVQWLKVKRAAHSDLKLVEKLNNRAFDHILAAVEDICGRIGDNWWTRGWKRFEEMYISRILMKPKARKNKDYLFSIFHKLNLEDAINYVSEGERQGSLAFIRSDEAANIDFKKQFDSEFADVMPDIMVDMSNCEFGIENNSVTSIVKDTIPSISLDIHGQDRKNAVEDTNAHHLLQQHLYRSRKHHRHKYSRSHFGINQSEYEVQEIFQRTMRSRLESFKSAKTGVNPAKKITKHHKKEHQMTNGHPEGADHLYGDEVDSAVGSETGAVNNTFMRGTYTPGAGIENPAFMPEVDIPTHSPPWLMESETDMAVAPSQRAQRRLPLTPNRLRRLAPMRISNCSTDSFLMADVSLSLEENEEQPQGDHDEIRPVFD; this comes from the exons ATGCCGAGCTCTACTTACCTCTGCCTGCTGAGGGCAGTTTTCCTGGTGTGTTTTGTTAACCCTTTGATCCAAGGACTAAGCGGAAATTCAGATGTGGTCGAGAATCCTCATCAACAGGAAGCGAATCTCACTGGACTTCCAATAGTCACATTTAAATGGCATCATGTTCAGACCCCATATCTGGTCATAGTTTGGGTATTTGTGGCTGCATTGGCTAAACTCTCAG TGATTGAACTAAACCATCATGTCATCAGTATGTTCCCAGAGAGTGGTCTGCTCATCATTGTGGGCTTTATTTTGGGAGGAATCGTCTGGGGAGCAGACAAGGCACAGACTTTCAAACTGCTTCCTACCACTTTCTTCTTCTACTTGCTGCCCCAGATCATCTTGGATGCAAGTTACTTTATGCCCAACAAGCTATTTTTCAGCAACCTGGGTGCCATTCTCATTTACGCCATCTTCGGAACATGCTGGAACGCAGCTGCAGTAGGCCTCTCTCTTTGGGGCTGCTATGAGGCCGGAGTGATGG GTAACTTGGACATCGGTCTCCTGCAGTTCCTTTTGTTTGGTAGTTTAATAGCTGCGGTGGATCCTGTGGCTGTGATTGCCGTGTTTGAGGAAGTGCATGTGAACGAGGTGCTCTTTATCTTGGTGTTTGGAGAGTCTCTGCTCAATGATGGCGTCACAGTG GTGCTTTACAATGTATTTGACGCTTTTGTTGCTCTTGGAGGCCCAATGATTGATGCCGGAGAGATTTTTAAGGGCATAG TTTCATTTGTTGTGGTGGCATTTGGAGGCTCGTTTCTTGGCGTTGTGTTTGCCATCCTGCTGTCCCTGCTGACCAGATGCACCAAACACATTCAGATCATCGAAGCTGGCTTTGTCTTTGTGGTGGGATACCTGGCTTACCTGACAGCAGAGATGCTCTCCCTCTCTGCTATACTTTC GATCACTTTCTGTGGTGTCTGCTGTCAGAAATATGTGAACGCCAACATGGATGAGAAATCGGTCACAACAGTTCGACATGCTATGAAGGTGCTTGCGAATGGCTCAGAAACCATGATCTTTCTATTCTTGGGCATTACAGCCATCGATAAGGagatatgggtttggaacacaGGTTTCATTCTCCTCACTCTCCTCTTCATCATTATCTACAGGATCATAG GTGTTTTCTTGTTTACCTGGATGTTAAACAAGTTCAGATTGGTTCCCATCGAGCTCATTGACCAGGTTGTAATGAGCTACGGTGGCCTGCGGGGGGCAGTGGCGTATGGACTAGCAGCCATGCTAGACGAAAACAAGATCCCAGAGAAGAATCTGATGATTAGTACCACACTCATTGTGGTGTATTTCACTGTCATTCTTCAG gGAATCACAATGAAGCCATTGGTTCAGTGGCTCAAGGTCAAAAGAGCAGCTCATTCTGACTTGAAACTTGTTGAGAAACTGAACAATAGG GCATTTGACCACATACTAGCAGCAGTGGAGGACATTTGTGGCCGTATAGGAGATAACTGGTGGACGAGAGG TTGGAAGAGGTTTGAGGAGATGTATATCAGCAGGATATTGATGAAACCTAAGGCCAGAAAAAACAAAGACTACCTCTTTAGTATCTTCCACAAACTCAATCTTGAGGACGCTATAAACTACGTCAGTGAG GGTGAACGCCAAGGTTCTCTGGCCTTCATTCGTAGTGATGAAGCAGCCAACATAGATTTCAAAAAACAATTTGATTCAGAATTTGCAGATGTGATGCCTGATATAATGGTTGATATGTCAAATTGCGAGTTTGGAATCGAAAATAATTCAGTAACCTCCATTGT AAAAGACACTATTCCCTCGATATCCCTGGACATCCATGGGCAAGACAGGAAGAATGCGGTGGAAGACACCAATGCCCATCATCTTCTACAGCAGCACCTGTACAGGAGCAGAAAGCAT CACCGTCACAAATACAGTCGCAGCCACTTCGGCATCAACCAGAGTGAATACGAGGTACAGGAGATCTTCCAAAGGACCATGAGGAGCCGCCTCGAGTCCTTCAAATCTGCTAAGACGGGTGTCAACCCTGCCAAAAAGATCACAAAGCACCACAAGAAGGAGCATCAG ATGACTAATGGACACCCAGAGGGCGCAGACCATCTATATGGAGATGAAG TTGACAGTGCTGTGGGTAGTGAGACTGGTGCTGTGAATAATACTTTCATGAGAGGCACATATACACCTGGAG CTGGCATAGAGAATCCAGCATTCATGCCAGAGGTGGACATTCCTACTCACAGCCCACCCTGGCTAATGGAATCTGAGACGGACATGGCTGTCGCACCTTCCCAGAGGGCCCAGCGACGTCTGCCCTTGACGCCCAACAGACTCCGGCGTCTTGCACCCATGAGGATCAGCAACTGCTCCACGGACTCCTTCCTGATGGCTGATGTTTCTTTATCTCTAGAGGAGAATGAGGAACAGCCCCAAGGAGACCATGACGAAAT ACGACCAGTCTTTGATTAG
- the slc9a3.1 gene encoding sodium/hydrogen exchanger 3.1 isoform X2 — protein MFPESGLLIIVGFILGGIVWGADKAQTFKLLPTTFFFYLLPQIILDASYFMPNKLFFSNLGAILIYAIFGTCWNAAAVGLSLWGCYEAGVMGNLDIGLLQFLLFGSLIAAVDPVAVIAVFEEVHVNEVLFILVFGESLLNDGVTVVLYNVFDAFVALGGPMIDAGEIFKGIVSFVVVAFGGSFLGVVFAILLSLLTRCTKHIQIIEAGFVFVVGYLAYLTAEMLSLSAILSITFCGVCCQKYVNANMDEKSVTTVRHAMKVLANGSETMIFLFLGITAIDKEIWVWNTGFILLTLLFIIIYRIIGVFLFTWMLNKFRLVPIELIDQVVMSYGGLRGAVAYGLAAMLDENKIPEKNLMISTTLIVVYFTVILQGITMKPLVQWLKVKRAAHSDLKLVEKLNNRAFDHILAAVEDICGRIGDNWWTRGWKRFEEMYISRILMKPKARKNKDYLFSIFHKLNLEDAINYVSEGERQGSLAFIRSDEAANIDFKKQFDSEFADVMPDIMVDMSNCEFGIENNSVTSIVKDTIPSISLDIHGQDRKNAVEDTNAHHLLQQHLYRSRKHHRHKYSRSHFGINQSEYEVQEIFQRTMRSRLESFKSAKTGVNPAKKITKHHKKEHQMTNGHPEGADHLYGDEVDSAVGSETGAVNNTFMRGTYTPGAGIENPAFMPEVDIPTHSPPWLMESETDMAVAPSQRAQRRLPLTPNRLRRLAPMRISNCSTDSFLMADVSLSLEENEEQPQGDHDEIRPVFD, from the exons ATGTTCCCAGAGAGTGGTCTGCTCATCATTGTGGGCTTTATTTTGGGAGGAATCGTCTGGGGAGCAGACAAGGCACAGACTTTCAAACTGCTTCCTACCACTTTCTTCTTCTACTTGCTGCCCCAGATCATCTTGGATGCAAGTTACTTTATGCCCAACAAGCTATTTTTCAGCAACCTGGGTGCCATTCTCATTTACGCCATCTTCGGAACATGCTGGAACGCAGCTGCAGTAGGCCTCTCTCTTTGGGGCTGCTATGAGGCCGGAGTGATGG GTAACTTGGACATCGGTCTCCTGCAGTTCCTTTTGTTTGGTAGTTTAATAGCTGCGGTGGATCCTGTGGCTGTGATTGCCGTGTTTGAGGAAGTGCATGTGAACGAGGTGCTCTTTATCTTGGTGTTTGGAGAGTCTCTGCTCAATGATGGCGTCACAGTG GTGCTTTACAATGTATTTGACGCTTTTGTTGCTCTTGGAGGCCCAATGATTGATGCCGGAGAGATTTTTAAGGGCATAG TTTCATTTGTTGTGGTGGCATTTGGAGGCTCGTTTCTTGGCGTTGTGTTTGCCATCCTGCTGTCCCTGCTGACCAGATGCACCAAACACATTCAGATCATCGAAGCTGGCTTTGTCTTTGTGGTGGGATACCTGGCTTACCTGACAGCAGAGATGCTCTCCCTCTCTGCTATACTTTC GATCACTTTCTGTGGTGTCTGCTGTCAGAAATATGTGAACGCCAACATGGATGAGAAATCGGTCACAACAGTTCGACATGCTATGAAGGTGCTTGCGAATGGCTCAGAAACCATGATCTTTCTATTCTTGGGCATTACAGCCATCGATAAGGagatatgggtttggaacacaGGTTTCATTCTCCTCACTCTCCTCTTCATCATTATCTACAGGATCATAG GTGTTTTCTTGTTTACCTGGATGTTAAACAAGTTCAGATTGGTTCCCATCGAGCTCATTGACCAGGTTGTAATGAGCTACGGTGGCCTGCGGGGGGCAGTGGCGTATGGACTAGCAGCCATGCTAGACGAAAACAAGATCCCAGAGAAGAATCTGATGATTAGTACCACACTCATTGTGGTGTATTTCACTGTCATTCTTCAG gGAATCACAATGAAGCCATTGGTTCAGTGGCTCAAGGTCAAAAGAGCAGCTCATTCTGACTTGAAACTTGTTGAGAAACTGAACAATAGG GCATTTGACCACATACTAGCAGCAGTGGAGGACATTTGTGGCCGTATAGGAGATAACTGGTGGACGAGAGG TTGGAAGAGGTTTGAGGAGATGTATATCAGCAGGATATTGATGAAACCTAAGGCCAGAAAAAACAAAGACTACCTCTTTAGTATCTTCCACAAACTCAATCTTGAGGACGCTATAAACTACGTCAGTGAG GGTGAACGCCAAGGTTCTCTGGCCTTCATTCGTAGTGATGAAGCAGCCAACATAGATTTCAAAAAACAATTTGATTCAGAATTTGCAGATGTGATGCCTGATATAATGGTTGATATGTCAAATTGCGAGTTTGGAATCGAAAATAATTCAGTAACCTCCATTGT AAAAGACACTATTCCCTCGATATCCCTGGACATCCATGGGCAAGACAGGAAGAATGCGGTGGAAGACACCAATGCCCATCATCTTCTACAGCAGCACCTGTACAGGAGCAGAAAGCAT CACCGTCACAAATACAGTCGCAGCCACTTCGGCATCAACCAGAGTGAATACGAGGTACAGGAGATCTTCCAAAGGACCATGAGGAGCCGCCTCGAGTCCTTCAAATCTGCTAAGACGGGTGTCAACCCTGCCAAAAAGATCACAAAGCACCACAAGAAGGAGCATCAG ATGACTAATGGACACCCAGAGGGCGCAGACCATCTATATGGAGATGAAG TTGACAGTGCTGTGGGTAGTGAGACTGGTGCTGTGAATAATACTTTCATGAGAGGCACATATACACCTGGAG CTGGCATAGAGAATCCAGCATTCATGCCAGAGGTGGACATTCCTACTCACAGCCCACCCTGGCTAATGGAATCTGAGACGGACATGGCTGTCGCACCTTCCCAGAGGGCCCAGCGACGTCTGCCCTTGACGCCCAACAGACTCCGGCGTCTTGCACCCATGAGGATCAGCAACTGCTCCACGGACTCCTTCCTGATGGCTGATGTTTCTTTATCTCTAGAGGAGAATGAGGAACAGCCCCAAGGAGACCATGACGAAAT ACGACCAGTCTTTGATTAG